In the Arachis ipaensis cultivar K30076 chromosome B10, Araip1.1, whole genome shotgun sequence genome, one interval contains:
- the LOC107622799 gene encoding serine/threonine-protein kinase SRK2E translates to MKLVKSSRGSLLIRFLQVRFHIFGPFHIHPTLINPQPLLLLLHHLLVLGLRKMDHRSGGGGMDIPIMHESDRYELVRDIGSGNFGVARLMRDKHTDQLVAVKYIERGEKIDENVQREIINHRSLRHPNIVRFKEVILTPTHLAIVMEYASGGELFERICNAGRFSEDEARFFFQQLISGVSYCHAMQVCHRDLKLENTLLDGSPAPRLKICDFGYSKSSVLHSQPKSTVGTPAYIAPEVLLKKEYDGKIADVWSCGVTLYVMLVGAYPFEDPEEPKNFRKTIHRILNVQYSIPDYVHISPECRHLISRIFVADPAQRISIPEIKNHEWFLKNLPADLMDGDTMSNQYEEPDQPTQSIEEIMQIISEAMIPPAGSQSLNQYLTGSLDIDDDMDEDLDSDPDLDLDSSGEIVYAM, encoded by the exons ATGAAGTTGGTGAAGAGTTCACGAGGTTCCTTGCTTATTAGGTTCTTGCAAGTTCGTTTCCATATCTTTGGTCCCTTTCACATTCACCCAACTCTCATCAAtcctcaaccacttcttcttcttcttcatcatcttcttgttCTTGGATTGAGAAAAATGGATCATAGAAGCGGAGGAGGAGGAATGGACATACCCATAATGCATGAGAGTGATCGCTATGAGTTAGTTAGAGATATTGGTTCTGGAAACTTCGGGGTCGCCAGGCTCATGAGGGATAAGCACACCGACCAACTTGTTGCCGTTAAGTATATTGAGAGGGGTGAAAAG ATCGATGAAAATGTACAGAGGGAAATTATAAATCACAGGTCACTAAGGCATCCCAATATTGTGAGGTTCAAGGAG GTTATATTGACCCCAACGCATTTGGCTATTGTCATGGAATATGCCTCGGGAGGAGAGCTATTTGAACGAATATGCAATGCAGGGCGCTTTAGTGAGGACGAG GCACGTTTCTTCTTCCAACAACTTATATCTGGGGTTAGCTACTGTCATGCAATG CAAGTGTGTCATCGTGATTTGAAGTTGGAAAATACATTGTTGGATGGTAGTCCAGCTCCTCGCTTGAAgatttgtgattttggttattcAAAG TCTTCAGTGCTACATTCACAACCAAAATCTACAGTTGGCACCCCTGCATACATTGCTCCTGAAGTTTTGCTTAAGAAGGAATATGATGGCAAG ATTGCAGATGTGTGGTCTTGTGGGGTAACCTTATATGTGATGTTGGTTGGTGCTTATCCATTTGAGGATCCAGAGGAACCTAAAAATTTCCGCAAAACAATACAC AGGATTTTGAATGTCCAATATTCAATTCCTGACTATGTTCATATATCTCCTGAGTGCCGCCATTTGATCTCAAGGATTTTTGTTGCTGATCCTGCACAG AGAATAAGTATACCGGAGATCAAAAACCATGAATGGTTCTTGAAGAATCTACCAGCTGATCTCATGGATGGGGACACAATGAGCAACCAGTATGAGGAGCCTGATCAACCGACGCAAAGCATTGAAGAGATCATGCAGATAATATCCGAGGCCATGATTCCTCCGGCCGGAAGCCAGTCCCTCAACCAGTACCTCACCGGAAGCTTGGACATTGACGATGACATGGATGAGGATCTAGACAGTGATCCTGACCTTGACCTTGATAGCAGTGGAGAAATTGTCTATGCTATGTAA